Proteins encoded by one window of Bacillus rossius redtenbacheri isolate Brsri chromosome 3, Brsri_v3, whole genome shotgun sequence:
- the LOC134530525 gene encoding uncharacterized protein LOC134530525 has product MSSDLEPHCAVSRRMVLHVLDATSLAVVLIIQGSILNFYIISYYKTNVSGYFWFIGDFTALFIFAAALTISYQYISYLESNDRGSSFSLTPKIMCTYYPSSKLGILPLSYVSWLLYSGLMVAKVIVIFKSDIPDDLKTTELFGPKLLQIAIAASGVIFLLLAEGHSPAKRHTLQHAYVTSTCTKTGIEILDSVDLLQLLLVNETLMVLTFELENAVLFLCSFTFLFPALALYRLSLSDEVAERTAVPLKVVYDICHLLFLDVPFLVLRIYIWYYYHKDASVFVVKNTFGIIGALRSLCPDIGEIIQRTRKTAQTAGGGGNGYLQSPTGEPEAVEMRELTRPLEHG; this is encoded by the exons ATGTCGTCTGACTTGGAACCCCACTGCGCCGTCTCCCGGCGGATGGTGCTTCACGTTCTGGACGCGACCAGCCTAGCGGTCGTCCTCATCATCCAGGGCAGCATCCTCAACTTCTACATCATCTCCTACTACAAGACCAACGTGTCGGGGTACTTCTGGTTCATCGGGGACTTCACGGCGCTGTTCATCTTTGCGGCGGCCCTCACCATCTCTTACCAGTACATCTCCTACCTGGAGAGCAATGACCGAGGAAGCAGCTTCAGTCTCACCCCCAAGATCATGTGCACGTACTACCCCTCGTCCAAGCTGGGGATCCTGCCGCTCAGCTACGTGTCCTGGCTGCTCTACTCGGGTCTCATGGTGGCCAAGGTCATAGTGATCTTCAAGTCGGACATCCCGGACGACCTGAAGACCACGGAGCTGTTCGGCCCGAAGCTGCTCCAGATAGCCATCGCGGCCTCCGGCGTGATCTTCCTGCTGCTGGCGGAGGGGCACAGCCCCGCCAAGCGCCACACGCTCCAGCACGCCTACGTCACCTCCACCTGCACCAAGACCGGCATCGAGATCCTCGACTCCGTGGACCTGCTGCAGCTGCTGTTGGTCAACGAGACGCTCATGGTGCTCACGTTCGAGCTGGAGAACGCGGTGCTGTTCCTCTGCTCGTTCACGTTCCTGTTCCCGGCGCTGGCGCTGTACCGCCTCAGCCTCTCGGACGAAGTGGCGGAGCGCACCGCGGTGCCACTCAAG GTGGTATACGATATTTGCCACCTTCTGTTCCTTGATGTGCCGTTCCTGGTGCTGCGTATCTACATCTGGTACTACTACCACAAGGATGCCTCCGTGTTCGTGGTGAAGAATACCTTCGGAATAATCGGAGCGCTGCGCAGCTTGTGCCCCGACATCGGTGAGATCATCCAGAGAACCAGGAAGACGGCGCAGACGGCCGGGGGCGGTGGCAACGGCTACCTGCAGTCCCCGACGGGGGAGCCAGAGGCCGTGGAGATGCGCGAGCTGACACGGCCGCTGGAGCACGGCTGA